The genomic interval GAACTTCAGATTTGTCTGTCGAACATCCATTCCCAGTTTGGAGCAATTTATCAGAAGACGATTAAATGGCTAACCGACTCGCAAGGTGTCATAGCGGCCTCTGAGAGACGTGCGAAAGGATCAAGCCGTTCAAATTCAGGAGGGAACATAAATGAAGAATAAGCAAAAGATTGGTGAGTTGTTGGTTGATCTCAATATTTTGTCACAGGAAGATCTTGACAGGGCTTTGCAGGAACAGAAAAACACGGGTGAACGGTTGGGCGCTACCCTTCTCAAGATGGAACTCCTTTCAGAGGAAGACCTTGATTACCTGCTCGGCCGGCAGCTCGATATCCCCTCGATCAATCTGGAAAACTATAATCCTTCTCCGGAGCTGCTTGCCACGATTCCGGAAAAGGTAATAAGAAAATATCAGGTCCTCCCCATCTCTGTAGATGGCAAATCTCTTACAGTGGCCACGGCAAGCCCCAGGGATCTGCTGCTTATGGACGACCTCTCTTATATTACCGGCCTCAAGATCGCACCGGTGGTTACGTCCATCACATCGCTGGAACGTAAAATAGAGGAACTGTTTCAGAAACCCGTCAGTTGGGAAGAGTCACTGAAAGTGAACGAGACAGAAGATCTGGAGATTATAAAGGGAAACACCGGCATCATAGAAGAGGACCTTGAAGATGCACTTGAATCCGCAGAGGAAGCGCCTGTGATCAAGCTGGTCAATGCAGTCATTCTTGCGGCAATTGAGCAGGAAGCCACTCATATACATATTGAACCCCGGGAGGATTCCTATGAGATATACCTCCGCATTGACGGGAAATTGAAACTTCTGGTGAACCCCCCGGCCAATCTGCAACATAATGTTATAAACCGTTTAAAAATCCTCAGCTCCATAGACATCCTCAAGCGTTTTATTCCGGCTGAGGGGTTTTTCAGGGCCAAATCAAAGGGCCAGTATTATGATATTGATGCAGCAACTATTCCGTCACTGCATGGAGAACGCATGGTCCTGACCTTCCAGCAGCCATTTTCAAAGGAAGAACTACAGCTTGAAAAACTTGGGTTTACACCTGAGACCCTGGATGGTTTCAAAAAACTGCTTGCAAGTCCAAGGGGATTCATACTGGTTACAGGCCCCTCGGACAGCGGGAAGAGCTCCACCATCTATGCAGCCTTGAACTACCTTAAAAGTCCGGAAAAATCAATTTTCACCTTTGAGCGAACAATAAAGAACAAATTGTCCGGAATCAACCAGGGGCAACCTAACGAAAAATTCGGGTATAGCTATGAGAAAGGCTTGCAGTCCCTTCTGCGTCAGGACATGGATGTGCTTATGGCCGGGGAGATGATGACTCGTGAGGCGGTTGTATCTACCCTGCATGCATCCCTTTCAAAGACCCTTGTCCTTGGCCGATTCCTGTGCAATGATACCATCGGAGCCATCTCGCTGATAATGGATATGGACGTGCCTCCCTTTATGCTTTTTTCATCCCTGACCGCCGTCCTTGGTCAGCGGCTTATCAGGCGGCTCTGTCAGGAATGTATCGAGGATTACGAGCCCCCGGCTGAGCTGGCAGAGGAAATTCAGGCCCTTACCGGTACCCAGAGGCCAAGGCTCTTCCGGAGCCGGGGTTGCCCAGCCTGCGGTCTGACCGGGTATAATCACCGGATTGCATTGTTTGAACTGTTTGTTCCATCCAAGGAGCTTCGTGAGGCCATTCTGGCCAAAGTGCAGCCAAATGAACTAAAAAAGGTAGCGGAGAAACAGCAGTACCGTACTTTCCGGCAGGACGGACTGATAAAGGCCGCTGAAGGGCTGACCAGCTATGAAGAGGTTGTCAGGGTTATCTGATTGCGGTCACAACAGCATAAATTAATGAAGCTGTTAGTATAATGGTGCCGGAGGCCGGATTTGAACCGGCACGGAGCTATGCCCCGAGGGATTTTAAGTCCCTTGCGTCTACCAATTCCGCCACTCCGGCAAGCAAGGATTTTCTTAAAAAACAAACAGTTATAAAGTTTCATATAGTATCATAAAGTCCTGTAAGGAGTAAATACCTGAAAATAGAATCTGCTTATAACTGTCGAACGCTTTCAGTGTCTCTAATTCCTGCCTGAATTTATTTCAAGGGTGACAGTTAAAACAGGATGCTCCATATTCCAGTGGTTCAATTATTTGTGACAATTCGTGTTAATTTGTAGCTATAATCAAGTTGTTTTTTTTATTAAGGAGGGCACGTATTATGGAGTATCAGGAATTGGATGACGAAGGTCTGGTCTCCCTTTTATTTACTGAAGAGGACCGTTTGCCTATGGATGCTGTGGATGAGTTTTTGAGGCGTGGGGAGCAGATGATCAAGCCGCTATCCGGAATTGTATCCAACGGCTACTCGTGGAATAAAGAGTTACCTGAGTGGTGGTCTGTTGTGCATGCTACGTTTATTCTTGGTGCTATCGGAGGTAAAGAGAGTGTTCTGCCGCTTCTTAAGGCCCTTCGGTTTGCAATTGCATATGATTGCGATTGGGTTGCAGAGAGACTGCCGTCAATCTTCGGCAAGGTCGGTGTGCAGGCTATGGATGGGTTGAAGCTGATATCAAAGGATAAGACTTCCGACTGGTATACAAGAGTATCGGCTATGGAGAGTCTTGCAGCAGTCACTATTGCGAACCCTGAAATTGAGGAAGAGGTTTTTATGTTTTTAAGTTCCATTTTTGAAGACAAAGAAGAAGAAAGAGACACGAGACAATTTGTGGGTAATGTGCTTTTGGACTTTAAAAGAGAGGACTTGAGAGAATCCCTTTTTTTATTTGCCGGAATGGAGAAGGAACTGAACGAAAAAGACGCGTATTATCCAGCAGTCTTCTATGAAAATGATGTGGAAAAGGCTTTTGCTGTACCGGAAAAAAATTTATGGCATTATACCCTGGATTGGTTGTATTTTTATGATGAAAATGAAATTTCTACGAGGCAGGAACGGTGGGAGCAGGAAGACAGGAAACTGGCAAGGGAGAAAGAGGAAGGAGAGATTTCCTCTTCAGGGCCAGTGCCGTTTGTTTACAATAAACCCAAGGTTGGCCGGAACGAGCCCTGTCCTTGCGGCAGTGGAAAGAAATACAAAAAATGCTGTGGCTGATTTCAGGGGTCAATACATCAAAGAAAGTCAGCGTTGTCCGGTAAGGTTCTTGCCTAAGCATGATTTTTCTTATGTTTTTTAAAGCTGTTTGTGCCTATAGGGGCAGGATCAAAAATATGGGCTTCATTTCTAATTTTAATTCTCAATTCTCTGCCTCTTTTGACAGACGATAGACAGATATGCCCATCGGAACCAGGAACTCTTCTCTGAGAACTTCTCCTGGATGAATATTTTTTAAATACCTCATGCCCTTAACTCCTTTCCGGGACTGCAGCAATTTATCCCTTTCGGATAATCTCAACTATTTTTTCAATAACCTCGTTGAGTTTTTCTACCTTAAGACCTCCAACTTTATAGAGGACGATATGTTTATCAGCTGTGAATATGCGATTGGTCTTATGTTACTCTGCTGTTTTAGACTGCTTTTGGTAAAATCTTGATCGATAAGTGGAATTGCATAATTGTCTTTAATGGATTGACTTGGATTGACTGGTTATCTGGCAAAGAATCAGGTTGTTACCATCTAAATTTGAAATAATTAAGGCAGGGCGTCTTTTGGCTTGGGTTAAGTCAGAGAAAGGAAAAGGAACAACAACTACGTCACCTTTTACAAATCTTGCCAAGCCTCGTCTTCCTCTGGTTTCATCCAATCTTTTCTGAGAG from Nitrospirota bacterium carries:
- a CDS encoding GspE/PulE family protein, whose product is MKNKQKIGELLVDLNILSQEDLDRALQEQKNTGERLGATLLKMELLSEEDLDYLLGRQLDIPSINLENYNPSPELLATIPEKVIRKYQVLPISVDGKSLTVATASPRDLLLMDDLSYITGLKIAPVVTSITSLERKIEELFQKPVSWEESLKVNETEDLEIIKGNTGIIEEDLEDALESAEEAPVIKLVNAVILAAIEQEATHIHIEPREDSYEIYLRIDGKLKLLVNPPANLQHNVINRLKILSSIDILKRFIPAEGFFRAKSKGQYYDIDAATIPSLHGERMVLTFQQPFSKEELQLEKLGFTPETLDGFKKLLASPRGFILVTGPSDSGKSSTIYAALNYLKSPEKSIFTFERTIKNKLSGINQGQPNEKFGYSYEKGLQSLLRQDMDVLMAGEMMTREAVVSTLHASLSKTLVLGRFLCNDTIGAISLIMDMDVPPFMLFSSLTAVLGQRLIRRLCQECIEDYEPPAELAEEIQALTGTQRPRLFRSRGCPACGLTGYNHRIALFELFVPSKELREAILAKVQPNELKKVAEKQQYRTFRQDGLIKAAEGLTSYEEVVRVI
- a CDS encoding SEC-C metal-binding domain-containing protein, whose product is MEYQELDDEGLVSLLFTEEDRLPMDAVDEFLRRGEQMIKPLSGIVSNGYSWNKELPEWWSVVHATFILGAIGGKESVLPLLKALRFAIAYDCDWVAERLPSIFGKVGVQAMDGLKLISKDKTSDWYTRVSAMESLAAVTIANPEIEEEVFMFLSSIFEDKEEERDTRQFVGNVLLDFKREDLRESLFLFAGMEKELNEKDAYYPAVFYENDVEKAFAVPEKNLWHYTLDWLYFYDENEISTRQERWEQEDRKLAREKEEGEISSSGPVPFVYNKPKVGRNEPCPCGSGKKYKKCCG